A window of the Callospermophilus lateralis isolate mCalLat2 chromosome 7, mCalLat2.hap1, whole genome shotgun sequence genome harbors these coding sequences:
- the LOC143403843 gene encoding guanylate-binding protein 3-like, with amino-acid sequence MQSPCQVTKTSESTMKSPICLVENWNEQLTVNSEALRILEKICQPVVVVAIVGTYRTGKSYLMNQLAGQNHGFPLGSTVRAETKGIWMWCVPHPSKPNHTLVLLDTEGLGDVEKGDPKNDSWIFALAVLLSSTFVYNSMGIIDQHALEKLHYVTELTKLIRAKSDPTPDEVEDSSEFVSFFPDFVWTVRDFTLELKLDGHPITEDQYLENALKLISENNKKFQKSNNSRESIRCFFPKRKCFVFDRPTNDRSLLSHIDKVPQNQLEKNFQVQSKNFCSYVFTNAKTKTLRGGIIVTGNRLGTLVETYVNAINKGTIPCLENAVTTLAQRENSAALQKAAHHYSEQMAQRVQFPTDTLQELLEVHTACEREAIAVFMEHSFKDDSHEFQKKLIETTERKKEALLLRNEEASVKYCQAQLQQLSEPLMQSISRGAFSVPGGHSLYLEAKKKVEFDYKLVPRKGVKAMEVLQSFLQSQSVIEKSILQSDEALTKGEKAIADERAKKEAAEKEQELLKQQQKEQQEKMEAQERSFRENMEQLKEKMEREKENILREQEKMLEHKLKVQEEFLTEGFKEKSEALSKEINRLNEEIEASKKNSRSIFSQILTGVGSLFLAVLPGAGKIVGAVLTLIGSLIE; translated from the exons ATGCAGAGCCCCTGCCAG GTGACCAAAACATCTGAATCGACCATGAAGTCCCCCATTTGTTTAGTGGAAAACTGGAATGAGCAACTGACAGTGAATTCAGAAGCCTTGAGGATTCTTGAAAAGATATGTCAACCTGTGGTGGTGGTGGCCATTGTAGGGACATATCGTACGGGGAAATCCTACCTCATGAACCAACTTGCAGGACAGAACCATG GCTTCCCCCTGGGCTCCACAGTGAGGGCTGAAACCAAGGGCATCTGGATGTGGTGTGTGCCCCACCCCAGCAAGCCAAACCACACCCTGGTCCTCCTGGATACTGAGGGCCTGGGTGATGTGGAAAAG GGTGACCCTAAGAATGACTCCTGGATCTTTGCCCTGGCCgtgcttctcagcagcacatttgtCTACAACAGCATGGGCATCATTGACCAACATGCCCTGGAAAAGCTACA CTATGTGACTGAACTAACAAAACTAATCAGGGCAAAATCTGACCCCACACCAGATGAAGTAGAGGACTCCTCTGAGTTTGTAAGTTTCTTTCCAGACTTTGTTTGGACTGTTCGAGATTTCACACTGGAACTGAAGTTGGATGGACACCCCATCACAGAAGATCAGTACCTGGAGAATGCTTTGAAGCTGATTTCAG aaaacaataaaaaattccAAAAATCCAATAACTCTAGAGAGAGTATTAGATGTTTCTTTCCAAAACGAAAGTGCTTTGTCTTCGACCGGCCTACAAATGACAGAAGCCTGTTGTCCCACATTGATAAAGTTCCACAAAACCAGCTGGAAAAGAATTTTCAGGTGCAATCAAAGAACTTCTGTTCCTATGTCTTCACCAATGCAAAGACCAAGACCCTGAGAGGGGGAATCATTGTCACTGGAAATC GGTTGGGGACTTTGGTGGAAACCTATGTGAATGCCATCAACAAAGGAACCATTCCTTGCTTGGAGAATGCAGTGACCACTCTGGCCCAGCGTGAGAACTCGGCTGCCCTGCAGAAGGCAGCCCACCACTACAGTGAGCAGATGGCCCAGCGGGTGCAGTTCCCCACAGACACACTCCAGGAGCTGCTGGAGGTGCACACAGCCTGTGAGAGGGAAGCCATCGCAGTCTTCATGGAGCACTCCTTCAAGGACGACAGTCATGAGTTCCAGAAGAAGCTTATT GAAACcacagagagaaagaaggaagctcTCTTGCTGCGGAATGAAGAGGCATCTGTCAAATACTGCCAGGCTCAGCTGCAGCAGCTTTCAGAGCCCCTGATGCAAAGCATCTCAAGAGGAGCATTCTCTGTTCCTGGaggccacagtctctacttagaagCAAAGAAGAAGGTGGAATTTGACTACAAGCTAGTGCCCAGGAAAGGAGTGAAG GCAATGGAGGTCCTCCAGAGCTTCCTACAGTCACAGTCTGTTATAGAAAAATCCATCCTGCAGTCAGATGAAGCCCTCACTAAGGGAGAGAAGGCCATAGCAG ATGAGCGGGCCAAGAAGGAGGCAGCTGAGAAGGAACAGGAGCTGCTAAAACAGCAGCAGAAGGAGCAGCAGGAAAAGATGGAGGCCCAAGAGAGAAGCTTCCGGGAAAATATGGAACAGCTCAAGGAGAAGatggagagagaaaaggagaacATTCTGAGAGAGCAGGAAAAGATGCTGGAGCACAAGCTGAAG GTCCAAGAAGAATTTCTTACTGAAGgatttaaagaaaaatctgaggcATTAAGTAAAGAGATAAATCGACTAAATGAAGAGATTGAAGCATCTAAAAAAAACAGTCGCTCGATATTTTCACAGATTCTTACTGGAGTTGGCAGTCTTTTCCTTGCAGTACTCCCTGGGGCTGGTAAAATAGTTGGTGCAGTGTTGACTCTCATAGGCAGTCTTATTGAATAA